A section of the Archocentrus centrarchus isolate MPI-CPG fArcCen1 chromosome 20, fArcCen1, whole genome shotgun sequence genome encodes:
- the LOC115799195 gene encoding uncharacterized protein LOC115799195, producing MSIKSEANSSQQAVTPRSRSGRQSSRQRAHPRRKRGKRGGLHAKLKARATRPPLPSLLVANVRSLENKMDELRARTIAQREIRECCALIFTETWITATTPDSAIQLQTHSVHRGDRTSASGKNKGGGVCVYVNKRWCVDVQVVEKHCCTDIEVLMVKCRPFYLPREFSAVLMLAVYIPPRADRTTALGVLHDIISKHETAHLDPPIAVDSAHLAPDGRLVRATKQRHFHSIRSVFSPPISDSQQAKVESPTNTANAPLLTAMMPASI from the exons ATGAGCATAAAGAGTGAGGCAAA CTCCAGCCAGCAGGCCGTAACACCACGATCACGCTCAGGCAGGCAGAGCAGCCGACAACGAGCGCATCCAAGACGGAAGCGTGGCAAGAGAGGAGGGCTACATGCTAAACTAAAGGCTAGAGCCACACGACCACCATTGCCCAGCCTTTTGGTAGCTAATGTCCGCTCTCTCGAAAACAAGATGGACGAGCTGAGAGCTAGGACAATAGCTCAGCGGGAGATCAGGGAGTGCTGTGCTCTGATCTTCACGGAAACCTGGATCACTGCAACTACGCCGGACTCGGCCATTCAACTACAGACCCACTCAGTGCACCGCGGAGACCGCACATCTGCCTCGGGTAAAAACAAAGGTGgcggtgtatgtgtttatgtcaacAAGCGATGGTGTGTGGAcgttcaggtggtggagaaacACTGTTGTACTGACATCGAAGTGTTGATGGTGAAGTGCAGACCCTTTTATTTACCGAGGGAGTTCAGTGCTGTGTTAATGCTGGCTGTTTATATCCCGCCGCGAGCCGATCGGACCACAGCGCTAGGAGTACTGCacgacatcatcagcaaacatgagACCGCCCACCTAGATCCT CCCATCGCAGTCGACTCTGCCCATCTCGCCCCAGACGGCCGGCTGGTCCGTGCCACCAAACAGAGGCATTTTCATTCCATCCGCAGTGTTTTCAGCCCTCCTATCAGTGATTCACAGCAAGCCAAAGTGGAGAGCCCCACCAACACAGCTAATGCTCCTTTACTCACAGCTATGATGCCAGCGAGCATCTGA
- the tm9sf1 gene encoding transmembrane 9 superfamily member 1 isoform X1 → MHRGPGRVSGGCQRTMALHSVLILFLFSGWAVGYKQGDNVTLYVNKVGPYHNPQETYHYYTLPVCRPEKVHHKSLSLGEVLDGDRMAESLYHIRFRENVEKKTLCQLTLSEKQVDELREAIEELYYFEFVLDDIPIWGFVGYIEESGFLPHSHKVGLWTHLDFNIEYNGDSVIFANVSVKDVKPVPLEEGAGAAVGGVGVGGGSLTVTHTYSVHWFESTLVYSRRAERLRDYSFFPKTLEIHWLSIINSLVLVVLLLGFVIIILMRVLKNDFARYNVEEEGGCDDLDQGDNGWKIIHTDVFRFPPFKSLLCAVLGVGAQFLTLATAIIFMALLGMFNVHRHGAINSAAIVLYALTSCVSGYVSCSFYTQINGQRWVWNIILTSSLFSAPLFLTWSVVNSIHWWSGSTQALPATTVLLLLGAWLLVGFPLTIIGGIVGKNRAGSFQAPCRTRNIPRQIPTQPWYKHTIVHMAIGGFLPFSAISVELYYIFATVWGREHYTLYGILLCVFAILLSVGACISVALTYFLLSGEDYRWWWRSVLSTGSTGIFIFVYSVFYYRNRSSMSGLVQSTEFFGYSLLTAMVFSLMLGSVSFWASLAFIRYIYRSLKMD, encoded by the exons ATGCATCGCGGACCAGGACGCGTGTCGGGTGGCTGTCAGAGGACGATGGCGCTGCACTCTGTCCTGATCCTGTTCTTGTTCTCAGGCTGGGCGGTGGGCTACAAGCAGGGAGACAATGTGACTCTTTACGTCAACAAAGTGGGCCCCTATCATAACCCCCAGGAGACATATCATTATTACACCTTACCTGTGTGCAGACCGGAGAAG GTGCACCACAAGTCTCTGAGTCTGGGAGAAGTGCTGGACGGTGACAGAATGGCCGAGTCGTTATATCACATCCGCTTCAGGGAGAACGTGGAGAAAAAAACTCTGTGCCAGCTCACGCTCTCAGAGAAGCAG GTGGACGAGCTTCGTGAGGCCATCGAGGAGCTGTACTACTTTGAATTTGTCCTGGATGATATTCCAATCTGGGGGTTTGTGGGATACATAGAGGAGAGTGGCTTCTTGCCTCACAGCCACAAG GTGGGTTTGTGGACTCACCTGGATTTCAATATCGAGTACAACGGTGACTCTGTGATCTTCGCCAATGTCTCAGTAAAGGATGTCAAGCCTGTTCCCTTAGAGGAAGGGGCAGGTGCAGCAGTGGGGGGTGTTGGGGTGGGTGGAGGCAGCCTGACGGTGACCCACACCTACAGCGTGCACTGGTTTGAATCTACTCTGGTTTATTCCCGGAGAGCCGAGCGTCTCAGAGACTACTCGTTCTTCCCCAAAACACTGGAGATCCACTGGCTGTCCATCATTAACTCGctggtgctggtggtgctgCTTCTTGGCttcgtcatcatcatcctcatgaGAGTCCTTAAGAATGATTTTGCCAG GTACAATGTGGAAGAGGAGGGTGGCTGTGACGATCTGGACCAAGGAGACAACGGTTGGAAAATCATCCACACTGATGTGTTTAGGTTTCCTCCCTTCAAAAGCTTGCTCTGTGCTGTGCTGGGAGTCGGGGCTCAGTTTCTTACCCTTGCCACAG CCATAATTTTCATGGCGTTGCTGGGAATGTTCAATGTGCACCGCCATGGTGCCATCAACTCCGCAGCCATCGTCCTGTACGCTCTGACCAGCTGTGTGTCGGGCTACGTCTCCTGCAGTTTCTACACGCAGATCAACGGCCAGCGCTGGGTGTGGAACATCATCCTCACATCATCTCTCTTCTCGG ctcctctgtTCCTCACATGGAGTGTAGTGAACTCCATCCACTGGTGGAGTGGCTCCACTCAGGCTCTGCCGGCCACTACTGTGCTTCTGCTGCTGGGCGCTTGGTTGCTGGTGGGCTTCCCGCTCACGATCATCGGTGGCATTGTGGGAAAGAACCGAGCTGGCAGCTTCCAGGCGCCTTGCCGCACCCGTAACATCCCCCGACAGATCCCAACTCAGCCGTGGTACAAACACACTATTGTACACATGGCCATCGGCGGCTTCCTGCCCTTCAG TGCCATCTCAGTGGAGCTGTACTACATCTTTGCCACTGTTTGGGGCAGAGAGCACTACACGCTCTACGGCATCCTGCTGTGCGTCTTCGCCATCCTCCTGTCAGTGGGCGCCTGCATCTCTGTGGCGCTGACCTACTTCCTGCTGTCTGGCGAGGACTACCGATGGTGGTGGAGGAGCGTGCTGAGCACCGGATCCACTGGCATCTTCATCTTTGTCTACTCTGTTTTCTACTATAGGAACCGGTCCTCTATGAGCGGCCTGGTGCAAAGCACAGAGTTCTTCGGGTACTCCCTGCTCACAGCGATGGTCTTCTCCCTGATGCTGGGCAGCGTGTCCTTCTGGGCCTCGCTGGCATTTATTCGCTACATCTACCGTAGCCTGAAGATGGACTAG
- the tm9sf1 gene encoding transmembrane 9 superfamily member 1 isoform X2, with protein MNVVILFLFSGWAVGYKQGDNVTLYVNKVGPYHNPQETYHYYTLPVCRPEKVHHKSLSLGEVLDGDRMAESLYHIRFRENVEKKTLCQLTLSEKQVDELREAIEELYYFEFVLDDIPIWGFVGYIEESGFLPHSHKVGLWTHLDFNIEYNGDSVIFANVSVKDVKPVPLEEGAGAAVGGVGVGGGSLTVTHTYSVHWFESTLVYSRRAERLRDYSFFPKTLEIHWLSIINSLVLVVLLLGFVIIILMRVLKNDFARYNVEEEGGCDDLDQGDNGWKIIHTDVFRFPPFKSLLCAVLGVGAQFLTLATAIIFMALLGMFNVHRHGAINSAAIVLYALTSCVSGYVSCSFYTQINGQRWVWNIILTSSLFSAPLFLTWSVVNSIHWWSGSTQALPATTVLLLLGAWLLVGFPLTIIGGIVGKNRAGSFQAPCRTRNIPRQIPTQPWYKHTIVHMAIGGFLPFSAISVELYYIFATVWGREHYTLYGILLCVFAILLSVGACISVALTYFLLSGEDYRWWWRSVLSTGSTGIFIFVYSVFYYRNRSSMSGLVQSTEFFGYSLLTAMVFSLMLGSVSFWASLAFIRYIYRSLKMD; from the exons ATGAACGTGG TGATCCTGTTCTTGTTCTCAGGCTGGGCGGTGGGCTACAAGCAGGGAGACAATGTGACTCTTTACGTCAACAAAGTGGGCCCCTATCATAACCCCCAGGAGACATATCATTATTACACCTTACCTGTGTGCAGACCGGAGAAG GTGCACCACAAGTCTCTGAGTCTGGGAGAAGTGCTGGACGGTGACAGAATGGCCGAGTCGTTATATCACATCCGCTTCAGGGAGAACGTGGAGAAAAAAACTCTGTGCCAGCTCACGCTCTCAGAGAAGCAG GTGGACGAGCTTCGTGAGGCCATCGAGGAGCTGTACTACTTTGAATTTGTCCTGGATGATATTCCAATCTGGGGGTTTGTGGGATACATAGAGGAGAGTGGCTTCTTGCCTCACAGCCACAAG GTGGGTTTGTGGACTCACCTGGATTTCAATATCGAGTACAACGGTGACTCTGTGATCTTCGCCAATGTCTCAGTAAAGGATGTCAAGCCTGTTCCCTTAGAGGAAGGGGCAGGTGCAGCAGTGGGGGGTGTTGGGGTGGGTGGAGGCAGCCTGACGGTGACCCACACCTACAGCGTGCACTGGTTTGAATCTACTCTGGTTTATTCCCGGAGAGCCGAGCGTCTCAGAGACTACTCGTTCTTCCCCAAAACACTGGAGATCCACTGGCTGTCCATCATTAACTCGctggtgctggtggtgctgCTTCTTGGCttcgtcatcatcatcctcatgaGAGTCCTTAAGAATGATTTTGCCAG GTACAATGTGGAAGAGGAGGGTGGCTGTGACGATCTGGACCAAGGAGACAACGGTTGGAAAATCATCCACACTGATGTGTTTAGGTTTCCTCCCTTCAAAAGCTTGCTCTGTGCTGTGCTGGGAGTCGGGGCTCAGTTTCTTACCCTTGCCACAG CCATAATTTTCATGGCGTTGCTGGGAATGTTCAATGTGCACCGCCATGGTGCCATCAACTCCGCAGCCATCGTCCTGTACGCTCTGACCAGCTGTGTGTCGGGCTACGTCTCCTGCAGTTTCTACACGCAGATCAACGGCCAGCGCTGGGTGTGGAACATCATCCTCACATCATCTCTCTTCTCGG ctcctctgtTCCTCACATGGAGTGTAGTGAACTCCATCCACTGGTGGAGTGGCTCCACTCAGGCTCTGCCGGCCACTACTGTGCTTCTGCTGCTGGGCGCTTGGTTGCTGGTGGGCTTCCCGCTCACGATCATCGGTGGCATTGTGGGAAAGAACCGAGCTGGCAGCTTCCAGGCGCCTTGCCGCACCCGTAACATCCCCCGACAGATCCCAACTCAGCCGTGGTACAAACACACTATTGTACACATGGCCATCGGCGGCTTCCTGCCCTTCAG TGCCATCTCAGTGGAGCTGTACTACATCTTTGCCACTGTTTGGGGCAGAGAGCACTACACGCTCTACGGCATCCTGCTGTGCGTCTTCGCCATCCTCCTGTCAGTGGGCGCCTGCATCTCTGTGGCGCTGACCTACTTCCTGCTGTCTGGCGAGGACTACCGATGGTGGTGGAGGAGCGTGCTGAGCACCGGATCCACTGGCATCTTCATCTTTGTCTACTCTGTTTTCTACTATAGGAACCGGTCCTCTATGAGCGGCCTGGTGCAAAGCACAGAGTTCTTCGGGTACTCCCTGCTCACAGCGATGGTCTTCTCCCTGATGCTGGGCAGCGTGTCCTTCTGGGCCTCGCTGGCATTTATTCGCTACATCTACCGTAGCCTGAAGATGGACTAG
- the fen1 gene encoding flap endonuclease 1, protein MCCGFIANGFLDTMGIHGLAKLIADQAPGAIKEQDIKNYFGRKIAIDASMCIYQFLIAVRQDGNVLQNEDGETTSHLMGMFYRTIRMLEHGIKPVYVFDGKPPQLKSAELEKRGERRAEAEKMLAQAQEIGEQENIDKFTKRLVKVTKQHNDECKKLLTLMGVPFIEAPCEAEASCAALVKAGKVFATATEDMDGLTFGTNILLRHLTASEAKKLPIQEFHFSRILQDVGLTNEQFIDLCILLGCDYCGTIKGIGPKRAIDLIKQHGSIEEILENIDPSKHPAPEDWLYKEARGLFLSPEVVDCSTVELKWREPDEEGLIQFMCDEKQFSEDRIRNGCKKIVKSRQGSTQGRLDSFFSVTGSLSSKRKEPEVKGSAKKKQKTGATPGKFKKAK, encoded by the exons ATGTGCTGCGGTTTTATTGCTAACGG ATTTTTGGACACAATGGGAATACACGGACTTGCCAAGCTGATTGCTGACCAGGCCCCTGGGGCCATTAAGGAGCAAGACATCAAGAACTACTTTG GCAGGAAAATTGCGATCGATGCCTCGATGTGCATCTACCAGTTTCTGATTGCTGTGCGACAGGATGGTAACGTTCTGCAGAATGAAGATGGAGAGACAACAAG CCACCTGATGGGAATGTTCTACCGCACCATCCGCATGTTGGAACATGGAATCAAACCTGTTTACGTCTTTGACGGCAAGCCCCCGCAGCTCAAGTCAGCAGAG CTTGagaagagaggggagaggagagctGAAGCTGAGAAGATGCTTGCCCAGGCCCAAGAAATTG GAGAACAAGAGAATATTGACAAATTCACAAAGCGTCTGGTTAAAGTCACCAAGCAGCATAATGATGAGTGTAAGAAGCTGCTGACTCTGATGGGAGTGCCCTTCATTGAG gCTCCGTGTGAGGCTGAGGCCAGCTGTGCTGCTCTGGTTAAAGCAGGGAAAGTGTTTGCCACAGCGACAGAGGATATGGACGGGCTGACCTTTGGGACAAACATCCTGCTCAGACATCTCACGGCCAGTGAAGCAAA GAAACTTCCTATTCAAGAGTTCCACTTCAGTCGCATCCTGCAGGACGTCGGCCTGACCAATGAACAG TTCATAGACCTGTGTATTCTGCTGGGCTGTGACTACTGCGGCACCATCAAGGGGATCGGCCCAAAGAGAGCCATCGACCTCATCAAACAGCACGGCAGCATCGAGGAGATTCTAGAAAACATTGACCCCAGT AAGCACCCTGCTCCAGAGGACTGGCTCTACAAAGAAGCCAGGGGTCTGTTTTTGAGCCCTGAAGTGGTGGATTGTTCCACAGTGGAGCTGAAGTGGAGGGAgccggacgaggaaggactgaTCCAGTTCATGTGTGATGAGAAACAGTTCAG tgaggACAGAATCCGTAATGGCTGTAAGAAGATTGTGAAGAGCAGACAGGGCAGCACGCAGGGACGTCTGGACTCGTTCTTCAGCGTCACCGGATCTCTGTCATCCAAGAGGAAG GAACCCGAGGTCAAAGGATCggcaaagaaaaagcagaaaactggAGCCACACCAGGCAAATTTAAGAAGGCCAAATAG
- the LOC115799196 gene encoding uncharacterized protein LOC115799196: protein MMSVVAALCVNMLTASLLLRIFILSSALAACPEDSALFIIAPQQMEALSGSCLQIPCNFRDKPENTFNGRRPFGVWIKNEFRFLNPKNVIFNSSGAVSTYPMSITGNLSQKDCTTLFSNLTTTHTDTYFFRVESESFKATAYCDHLQITVRDSPWRPSITVSGDLKEKESVTITCSAFTPCPHSPPELTWTLQQDSHSKIEQNRDGSFTTKIQQIITLSDTHDGQKISCSATYPVNQGEDTKTAETAETLSVSYPPRDTSLLISPTDPVSVGSTVSLTCLCRANPPADSYVWFMTHGEKLEMIKADTQVYSFEVTKLDRGRLYFCGCRNPLDTQLSTGSQLLFEGDEHLGKSVGVYAVIKTVGIIMLVSTLVIFECWFRSRCLSKPEGHHVTVTAVLQPHKLTLIHFLNHFLLNKRPDCTGRCDSAKTKSFLCKIVTLAHLETGFCAHTLAVGMFLTVLLVSGALADCPRQPNLFITAPKTMEALSGSCLQIPCSFTLKEEQEFISTSKIFGVWIKNDSRFNYKPNNVIFNSSGAVSTYPMSITGNLSERKCTTLFSNLTTTHTDTYFFRVEKEPFKATASCDPLQITVRDSPQKPSITVSGDLKEKESVTITCSAFTPCPHSPPELTWTLQQDSHSKIEENRDGSFTAEIQQTITLSDTHDGQKISCSARYPVSQGEDTKTAVRDMTLNVSYTPKQTSASIHPSGLVSAGSWVNLTCSSRAKPPVSSFTWFKNSTDGPVSVSEGQIYSFNVTDGGVYYCVATNDLGNQTSAEIDLNIAGSEQPSPLWPAVGGIIGLIIFICMILILWWLKSSKQGASHQTQNVSVQEAARTAENEGIHYGEIVFSKQRPGPSLNSVQGGTQQQDLVYSQVKVGKTANSLTQTECIYSQVQKK, encoded by the exons ATGATGAGTGTGGTGGCAGCCCTGTGCGTGAACATGCTGACAGCCAGCCTGTTACTGAGGATCTTCATTCTTTCAA GTGCTCTGGCTGCTTGTCCGGAGGATTCAGCTTTATTCATCATTGCACCGCAGCAGATGGAGGCGCTGAGTGGATCTTGTCTCCAAATCCCATGTAACTTTAGAGATAAACCAGAAAATACTTTTAATGGTAGAAGACCCTTTGGAGTGTGGATTAAAAATGAGTTTAGATTTTTAAATCCAAAAAATGTGATCTTCAACAGCAGTGGGGCAGTTAGCACCTATCCAATGAGTATTACTGGGAACCTGAGTCAGAAAGACTGCACCACTCTGTTTTCTAACttaaccaccacacacacagacacgtacTTCTTCAGAGTAGAGAGCGAGTCATTCAAGGCAACAGCTTACTGTGATCATCTTCAAATAACAGTCAGAG ATTCTCCTTGGAGGCCCAGTATTACAGTGTCAGGTGATCTGAAGGAGAAGGAGTCTGTCACTATAACCTGCTCAGCTTTCACCCCCTGTCCACACTCCCCCCCTGAACTCACCTGGACTCTCCAACAAGACTCTCACAGCAAAATAGAGCAAAACAGAGACGGAAGCTTTACAACTAAAATCCAGCAGATCatcactctgtcagacacacacgaTGGACAGAAGATCAGCTGCTCTGCCACATATCCTGTGAACCAAGGAGAAGACACCAAGACAGCAGAGACTGCAGAGACTCTCAGTGTTTCAT ATCCTCCCAGAGACACCTCACTGCTGATCAGTCCCACTGATCCAGTATCAGTGGGCAGCACGGTGAGTTTAACCTGCCTCTGCAGGGCCAACCCGCCCGCTGACAGTTATGTCTGGTTCATGACCCATGGTGAAAAGCTGGAAATGATCAAGGCTGACACGCAGGTTTACAGCTTTGAGGTGACCAAACTCGATCGAGGCAGATTGTACTTCTGCGGCTGCAGGAACCCTCTGGACACCCAGCTttcaacaggaagtcagctgctgtttgaag GTGATGAACACTTGGGGAAAAGTGTTGGCGTCTACGCTGTAATCAAGACAGTGGGAATCATAATGCTTGTCAGCACACTGGTCATCTTTGAGTG CTGGTTTAGATCTAGATGTCTCAGCAAACCAGAG GGACATCATGTGACGGTTACAGCAGTTTTGCAACCGCACAAACTGACTTTAATTCACTTTCTTAATCATTTTCTTCTGAACAAACGGCCAGACTGCACAGGTCGCTGTGACTCTGctaaaacaaaatcatttctCTGTAAAATCGTCACTCTGGCTCATTTG GAAACGGGTTTCTGTGCGCACACGCTGGCAGTCGGCATGTTCCTGACTGTCCTCCTGGTTTCAG GTGCTTTGGCTGATTGTCCTCGTCAACCAAACCTCTTCATAACTGCACCAAAGACGATGGAAGCACTGAGTGGATCTTGTCTCCAAATCCCGTGTAGCTTCACACTGAAAGAAGAACAGGAATTTATCAGCACAAGTAAAATCTTTGGAGTGTGGATTAAAAATGATTCTAGATTTAACTATAAACCAAACAATGTGATCTTCAACAGCAGTGGAGCAGTTAGCACCTATCCAATGAGTATTACTGGGAACCTGAGTGAGAGAAAGTGCACCACTCTGTTTTCTAATttaaccaccacacacacagacacatacttCTTCAGAGTAGAGAAAGAACCATTCAAGGCGACAGCTTCATGTGACCCTCTTCAAATAACAGTCAGAG ATTCTCCTCAGAAGCCCAGTATTACAGTGTCAGGTGATCTGAAGGAGAAGGAGTCTGTCACTATAACCTGCTCAGCTTTCACCCCCTGTCCCCACTCCCCCCCTGAACTCACCTGGACTCTCCAACAAGACTCTCACAGCAAAATAGAGGAAAACAGAGACGGAAGCTTTACAGCTGAAatccagcagaccatcactctgtcagacacacacgaTGGACAGAAGATCAGCTGCTCTGCCAGATATCCTGTCAGCCAAGGAGAAGACACCAAGACAGCAGTTAGAGACATGACTCTGAATGTTTCAT ATACCCCCAAACAAACctcagcatccatccatccatcaggtTTGGTGTCAGCAGGCAGCTGGGTGAACCTGACCTGCTCCAGCAGAGCCAAACCTCCAGTCAGCAGCTTCACCTGGTTCAAGAATAGCACAGATGGACCTGTGAGCGTATCTGAAGGACAGATTTACAGCTTCAATGTAACAGATGGAGGAGTTTATTACTGTGTGGCCACTAATGATCTGGGTAATCAGACATCAGCAGAGATCGATCTTAATATTGCAG GAAGTGAACAGCCCTCACCATTGTGGCCTGCTGTTGGAGGGATCATTGGGCTCATCATATTCATCTGTATGATTTTAATTCTTTG